The Pseudomonadota bacterium genome has a segment encoding these proteins:
- a CDS encoding cupin domain-containing protein, with product MKSKINEMIDYQANAVVSKTIIDKKAGTVTIFAFDEDQGLSEHSAPFDAMVQIVEGEVEIKISGEPHRLSEGEMIIMPANKPHALKAISKFKMILTMIKSQ from the coding sequence ATGAAATCAAAAATTAATGAAATGATAGATTATCAGGCAAATGCTGTAGTAAGCAAAACAATAATAGATAAAAAAGCCGGGACCGTTACGATTTTCGCCTTTGACGAAGATCAGGGCTTAAGTGAGCACAGCGCTCCCTTTGATGCCATGGTTCAGATAGTTGAGGGAGAAGTCGAAATTAAGATTTCAGGAGAACCGCATCGATTATCAGAAGGTGAAATGATTATTATGCCTGCAAACAAACCCCATGCACTAAAGGCCATCAGCAAATTTAAAATGATTTTGACAATGATTAAATCACAATAA